In Mangrovivirga cuniculi, the following proteins share a genomic window:
- the cyoE gene encoding heme o synthase produces the protein MLVAFSSAFGYVLAINGAVDWFILSMLSIGGFLVSGASVIFNQIIEKDLDAMMNRTKTRPLPLGIISSYEALIYGLIVGIAGLVMLYIYTNPLTVLLSFISMLLYSFVYTPLKRVGPIAVFVGAIPGALPPLIGWVAFSGDITFEALVIFGIQFIWQFPHFWAIAWVADDDYKRAGFKLLPNGGRKDFNSAVQIMTYTLFLLPLSLLPAKFGITGIDSAIVAIVCGVLFLAQTFKLMIDTSRKSALKIMFGSFIYLPVVQIAFMLDKV, from the coding sequence ATGCTGGTAGCTTTTTCATCAGCCTTTGGGTACGTATTAGCTATCAACGGAGCTGTTGATTGGTTCATACTAAGTATGCTGTCAATCGGAGGGTTTTTAGTTTCAGGTGCTTCAGTCATATTTAATCAGATCATTGAAAAAGATCTCGATGCGATGATGAACCGTACTAAAACCAGGCCTTTACCTCTCGGAATAATATCATCTTATGAAGCATTGATTTATGGATTAATTGTAGGTATTGCCGGCCTGGTAATGCTATATATTTATACAAACCCATTAACAGTTCTTCTTTCATTTATATCCATGCTTCTTTATAGCTTTGTATATACGCCACTTAAAAGAGTGGGGCCGATAGCTGTATTTGTAGGAGCAATTCCAGGAGCTTTACCACCGCTTATCGGATGGGTTGCTTTTTCAGGAGATATTACTTTCGAAGCATTAGTAATCTTTGGAATTCAGTTCATTTGGCAATTCCCGCATTTCTGGGCGATAGCTTGGGTTGCTGATGATGATTATAAACGAGCCGGTTTTAAATTATTACCAAATGGAGGTCGTAAAGATTTTAATTCAGCTGTTCAGATAATGACTTATACATTATTTTTGCTGCCATTGAGTTTGCTACCGGCTAAGTTTGGAATCACCGGAATAGACTCTGCCATTGTAGCAATTGTGTGTGGTGTCTTATTTTTGGCGCAGACCTTTAAATTAATGATTGATACAAGCAGAAAATCTGCTTTAAAAATAATGTTTGGTTCTTTTATATACCTGCCGGTTGTGCAGATAGCATTTATGTTGGATAAGGTTTAG
- a CDS encoding cytochrome c oxidase subunit 3 → MEKEKENMEGQLKITRESKGILNMHPQKFAMWLFLITVSMIFAAYTSAYIVRQGQGSWIPFDLPVTFLYSTGIIILSSIFMQLAYYATTKNKKLQVRFYIILTFIAGIAFLFMQLKGYGNLVDMNLHFSDPNNVSGSFIYVITGVHGFHLISALIVLLVILLDTFKVENIKEKLVRLEIGTTYWHFLGGLWIFLYLFLQHY, encoded by the coding sequence ATGGAAAAGGAGAAAGAAAATATGGAAGGACAATTAAAAATAACCAGGGAGTCGAAAGGCATCCTGAATATGCATCCGCAAAAATTTGCAATGTGGCTGTTTTTAATAACAGTTTCTATGATTTTCGCGGCTTATACTAGCGCTTATATTGTTAGGCAAGGCCAGGGAAGTTGGATACCTTTTGATTTACCTGTGACATTTTTGTATAGTACAGGAATTATAATATTGAGTAGTATTTTTATGCAACTCGCATATTATGCTACTACAAAGAATAAAAAATTACAAGTAAGGTTTTATATTATATTAACTTTTATAGCTGGAATTGCATTTTTATTTATGCAACTGAAAGGTTATGGGAATTTAGTAGATATGAATCTTCATTTTTCTGATCCTAATAATGTTAGTGGATCATTTATTTATGTAATTACCGGAGTTCATGGTTTTCACCTTATAAGTGCGTTAATAGTTCTTTTAGTTATACTTTTAGATACATTTAAAGTAGAAAATATCAAAGAGAAACTTGTACGATTGGAGATTGGTACAACTTATTGGCACTTTTTAGGTGGACTTTGGATTTTTTTATATTTATTTTTGCAACATTATTAA
- a CDS encoding cytochrome c oxidase subunit 3 — protein sequence MATTATIKSPSKSTWSGGQPPMKASYGKLMMWFFLLSDAFTFSALLITYGVIRYSYPQYDPEVHGEVFKFSTEYWPIPDYVFDGVPFLHGLHLPLIFVSIMTFILILSSVTMVLAVEAGHRNDRKDVEKWMLWTIVGGLTFLGCQAWEWSHFITGKEEGLKGVADATKFFGANLVQNQYGPQGFADLFFFITGFHGTHVFSGVVLNFIVFYNVVVGTYEKRGHYEMVEKVGLYWHFVDLVWVFVFTFFYLI from the coding sequence ATGGCTACAACAGCAACAATCAAATCGCCTTCGAAAAGCACATGGAGTGGTGGGCAGCCACCGATGAAGGCTAGTTACGGAAAATTAATGATGTGGTTTTTCCTATTGTCGGATGCATTTACTTTTTCGGCATTACTAATCACATATGGTGTAATTCGTTACAGCTATCCTCAATATGATCCTGAAGTACATGGTGAGGTATTTAAATTCTCTACTGAATACTGGCCTATTCCTGATTACGTATTTGATGGTGTGCCTTTCCTTCATGGACTTCACTTACCATTGATATTCGTATCAATAATGACTTTCATACTGATTTTGTCTTCTGTGACCATGGTACTTGCTGTTGAAGCCGGTCATAGAAATGATAGAAAAGACGTTGAAAAGTGGATGCTATGGACAATTGTTGGAGGTCTTACCTTCCTTGGTTGCCAGGCTTGGGAGTGGTCACACTTTATAACAGGTAAAGAAGAAGGCCTGAAAGGTGTTGCTGACGCTACAAAATTCTTTGGAGCTAATCTTGTACAGAATCAATACGGACCTCAGGGATTCGCTGATCTTTTCTTCTTTATTACCGGATTCCACGGTACTCACGTATTTAGTGGTGTAGTATTAAACTTTATCGTATTTTATAATGTGGTAGTTGGAACGTATGAGAAGAGAGGCCACTACGAAATGGTTGAGAAAGTTGGTCTTTACTGGCACTTTGTTGATCTTGTGTGGGTATTTGTATTCACGTTCTTTTACCTTATCTAA
- a CDS encoding COX15/CtaA family protein, producing MHCYVAWICYKLGRTSGSFWKWLTIVLVIIGVEIISGAIMAYFAIPALMQPIHLVCAALMVGIQYWIIQIVNKKKEVITVHE from the coding sequence GTGCATTGTTATGTTGCATGGATATGCTACAAGCTGGGACGCACCTCCGGGAGTTTTTGGAAGTGGTTAACTATTGTTCTTGTAATAATAGGAGTGGAGATCATTTCCGGGGCTATTATGGCATATTTCGCTATCCCGGCATTGATGCAGCCTATACATCTTGTATGTGCAGCATTAATGGTTGGAATTCAGTATTGGATCATACAGATCGTTAATAAAAAGAAAGAAGTAATAACTGTCCATGAATAA
- a CDS encoding DUF420 domain-containing protein: MNSGTINKPTQWFVGVVSVVVPLLVAYLLYADLGLAADKGWVYSLPGLNAVINSATAIILILGLYFIKKGDIAKHKTMMLSALALGVIFLVSYIIYHSSVSSTAYGGQGAIRYIYYFLLISHILLSIVEVPLVLLGLIYAFTKRYEKHKRIVRWAYPVWLYVSVTGVIVYLMISPYYSF, from the coding sequence ATGAATAGTGGAACTATTAATAAACCTACCCAGTGGTTTGTAGGTGTTGTGTCTGTTGTCGTACCATTATTAGTTGCATATTTACTTTATGCTGACCTGGGTTTAGCTGCTGATAAAGGATGGGTTTACTCATTACCTGGATTAAATGCAGTAATAAATTCAGCTACAGCAATTATATTGATTCTTGGGCTTTACTTTATTAAAAAAGGAGATATAGCTAAACATAAGACAATGATGCTTTCAGCGTTAGCTCTGGGAGTGATATTCCTCGTGTCCTATATAATTTATCATTCTTCAGTATCAAGTACTGCTTATGGTGGACAAGGAGCGATTAGATACATCTATTATTTCCTGCTGATCTCCCATATTTTACTTTCAATAGTAGAAGTACCACTCGTATTATTAGGCTTAATTTATGCTTTTACAAAACGTTATGAGAAACATAAACGTATAGTAAGGTGGGCATATCCTGTTTGGCTATATGTTTCTGTAACAGGAGTCATAGTATATTTAATGATTAGTCCTTATTATAGTTTTTAA
- a CDS encoding cytochrome c oxidase subunit I: MSEVKTQNVHIDSHDEHHDDHAHHETFISKYIFTTDHKMIGKQFLMTGIFWALIGGALSLIFRIQLGFPEADISWMKPMLGEWITPEGRLDPEFYLALVTMHGTIMVFFVLTAGLSGTFSNFLIPLQIGARDMASGFMNMLSYWFFFASSVVMFSSLFIETGPAAGGWVVYPPLSALEQAIPGSGLGMTMWLVAMALFIVSTLLGGINYITTVINLRTEGMSFSRLPLTIWAFFITAVIGLLSFPVLFAAALLLIFDRSFGTAFYLSDIYIGGEALPQQGGSPVLYQHLFWFLGHPEVYIVIMPAFGITSEVISTNARKPIFGYRAMVGSLLGIAFLSFIVWAHHMFVSGMDPFLGSVFMLLTLVIAVPSAVKVFNYLTTLWKGNIVFTPGMLFSIGLVSLFISGGLTGIFLGNSAIDIQLHDTYFVVAHFHLVMGSAAFFGMMAGVYHWFPKMFGRMINAKLGYVHFWLTFAGVYLVFFPMHYIGIAGFPRRYYTWSSFETFSNIFQDLNAFVTIAAIITFVAQFIFLFNFFYSIYRGRRAPQNPWHSNTLEWTTPVEPGHGNWPGAIPTVYRWPYDYSKPGAAEDYIPQTVPYSETPESNTDFENELAALEKESGVEEVDETKE; encoded by the coding sequence ATGTCTGAAGTTAAAACACAAAACGTGCACATCGATTCTCATGACGAACATCATGATGATCATGCACATCACGAAACGTTTATTTCAAAATATATTTTTACTACCGATCATAAAATGATTGGTAAGCAATTCCTGATGACAGGTATTTTCTGGGCACTAATTGGTGGTGCACTCTCCCTGATATTCAGGATTCAGTTAGGTTTCCCTGAAGCTGATATTTCATGGATGAAACCGATGCTGGGTGAATGGATTACTCCTGAAGGAAGATTAGACCCTGAGTTTTACCTGGCTCTAGTCACAATGCATGGTACGATAATGGTATTCTTTGTATTGACTGCAGGATTGAGTGGTACCTTCAGTAACTTTCTGATTCCATTACAGATTGGAGCCAGAGATATGGCTAGTGGATTCATGAACATGCTTTCATACTGGTTCTTCTTTGCTTCCAGTGTGGTTATGTTCTCTTCACTATTTATTGAAACTGGTCCGGCCGCTGGTGGATGGGTAGTATATCCTCCATTAAGTGCACTAGAGCAAGCTATACCGGGATCCGGTCTTGGTATGACTATGTGGCTGGTTGCAATGGCGTTGTTTATCGTTTCTACTTTATTAGGTGGTATTAACTATATAACTACAGTAATTAACTTGAGAACTGAAGGAATGTCTTTTTCAAGACTTCCACTTACAATTTGGGCTTTCTTTATCACAGCTGTGATCGGATTGCTTTCATTCCCGGTTCTTTTTGCTGCCGCGTTGCTATTAATATTTGACAGAAGCTTCGGTACAGCGTTCTATTTATCTGATATTTATATCGGTGGAGAAGCTTTACCTCAACAAGGTGGTTCACCAGTTTTATACCAGCATTTATTCTGGTTCCTGGGGCACCCTGAAGTATATATTGTGATTATGCCGGCTTTCGGTATCACATCAGAAGTAATTTCAACAAATGCCAGAAAGCCAATATTTGGTTACCGAGCTATGGTTGGGTCACTTCTTGGTATCGCATTCCTTTCATTTATTGTATGGGCACACCACATGTTCGTATCGGGTATGGATCCGTTCTTAGGTAGTGTATTCATGCTATTAACTCTTGTGATTGCGGTTCCATCTGCTGTAAAAGTATTTAACTATCTGACCACACTATGGAAAGGTAATATCGTGTTCACACCTGGTATGCTTTTCTCAATAGGACTAGTTTCCCTGTTTATTTCAGGTGGTCTGACAGGTATTTTCCTTGGTAACTCGGCTATTGATATTCAGTTACACGATACTTACTTCGTAGTTGCTCACTTCCACCTTGTAATGGGTAGTGCAGCATTCTTCGGTATGATGGCCGGAGTTTATCACTGGTTCCCTAAAATGTTTGGTCGAATGATCAATGCTAAACTGGGCTATGTACACTTCTGGTTAACTTTTGCAGGGGTTTACCTGGTATTCTTCCCAATGCATTATATTGGTATTGCCGGATTCCCTAGAAGATATTATACATGGAGTTCATTCGAAACATTCAGCAACATATTCCAGGATCTGAATGCTTTCGTTACAATAGCAGCTATTATAACATTTGTAGCTCAGTTCATCTTCCTTTTCAATTTCTTCTATAGTATTTACAGAGGAAGAAGAGCACCTCAGAACCCATGGCATTCTAATACCTTAGAGTGGACAACACCAGTAGAGCCTGGTCATGGAAACTGGCCTGGTGCAATACCTACAGTTTATCGTTGGCCTTATGATTACAGTAAGCCTGGTGCAGCTGAAGATTACATTCCTCAGACAGTACCATATTCTGAAACTCCGGAATCTAATACTGATTTCGAAAATGAGCTTGCTGCTTTAGAGAAGGAAAGTGGAGTAGAAGAAGTTGACGAAACTAAAGAATAA
- a CDS encoding cytochrome c oxidase subunit II, whose amino-acid sequence MDNTLLILGAFGAILILVILITVFRVITLVDVAKGSDKKRASSSNFNNALLMPIFGLLFLGGIFYYSWASYEDYKLPVASDHGVRTDELFWITMLVTGGVFVITHILLFWYGWRYRFSEKKKALFYPDNTKLELAWTIVPAIALTVLILSGLFVWNDMTAEAPEEAINIEVMGYQFAWGVRYPGDDGELGDYNYQLIDNVNAFGVNFNDKAALDDFMPLKLVIPKGTPVNLNIRARDVLHSVFLPHFRVKMDAVPGMPTNFHFVATKTTEEVRAETKNPDFKYEMACTEICGRGHFSMRMEVEVLTKEEYDKWASEQKTWVNMNQDYFTEGKGKRFELPKLAEEGQENEEKLSVKAAL is encoded by the coding sequence ATGGATAATACGTTATTAATATTAGGGGCTTTCGGAGCGATTCTGATACTTGTGATTCTAATTACTGTATTCAGAGTAATCACCCTGGTTGACGTTGCGAAAGGTTCCGATAAGAAACGTGCCTCAAGTAGTAATTTTAATAATGCCCTTTTAATGCCAATCTTCGGATTGTTGTTTTTAGGAGGTATATTTTATTATTCCTGGGCAAGTTATGAAGATTACAAGCTTCCTGTAGCTTCAGATCACGGAGTTAGGACGGATGAATTATTCTGGATCACAATGCTTGTTACTGGAGGAGTTTTTGTTATCACACATATTCTGTTATTCTGGTATGGCTGGAGATACAGATTTAGTGAAAAGAAAAAAGCATTGTTCTATCCTGACAATACTAAACTCGAATTAGCCTGGACTATCGTTCCTGCTATTGCATTAACGGTATTGATTCTTAGCGGTCTATTTGTTTGGAATGATATGACTGCCGAAGCACCTGAAGAAGCTATAAATATTGAAGTAATGGGTTATCAGTTTGCATGGGGAGTAAGATATCCTGGCGACGATGGTGAACTGGGAGATTATAATTATCAGTTGATAGATAATGTAAATGCGTTCGGAGTTAACTTTAATGATAAAGCCGCTCTTGATGATTTCATGCCATTAAAACTGGTAATTCCTAAAGGTACTCCTGTAAACTTAAATATCAGGGCAAGAGATGTACTACACAGCGTATTCTTACCTCACTTCAGAGTGAAGATGGATGCTGTGCCAGGTATGCCGACAAACTTTCATTTTGTGGCGACGAAAACTACAGAGGAAGTTAGGGCTGAAACAAAAAATCCTGATTTCAAATATGAAATGGCTTGTACTGAAATTTGCGGAAGAGGTCATTTCTCAATGAGAATGGAAGTAGAAGTCCTTACTAAAGAAGAGTATGATAAGTGGGCAAGTGAGCAAAAGACATGGGTAAATATGAATCAGGACTATTTCACAGAAGGAAAAGGGAAACGATTCGAATTACCAAAACTGGCTGAAGAAGGTCAGGAGAACGAAGAGAAATTATCTGTTAAAGCAGCACTTTAA
- a CDS encoding cytochrome C oxidase subunit IV family protein — protein MANIHTEHTTEVAPKNKETIKKIWRVTAILAVVTLVEVGAAYVFPRGLLLFSFFIGLTLVKAFYIVSEFMHLKYETKSLIWSIMLPLLFVIWLLVALRTESAEIFQTKFSDETKTEIPVENKE, from the coding sequence ATGGCTAATATACATACAGAACATACCACAGAAGTGGCCCCTAAGAACAAAGAAACGATCAAAAAGATCTGGAGGGTTACCGCTATTCTTGCTGTAGTTACACTGGTAGAGGTAGGAGCAGCTTATGTTTTCCCTAGAGGATTACTGTTATTCTCTTTCTTTATCGGATTAACATTAGTTAAGGCATTTTATATCGTATCAGAATTCATGCACTTAAAGTATGAGACGAAATCCCTTATCTGGTCGATAATGCTTCCTCTACTTTTTGTTATCTGGTTACTGGTTGCATTGAGAACAGAAAGTGCTGAAATTTTTCAGACTAAGTTTTCTGATGAAACTAAAACAGAAATACCTGTTGAGAATAAAGAATAA
- a CDS encoding c-type cytochrome codes for MMSSIQKYFYALVAISVLASCSADGDNPGVEYAPQMYHTKPYEPLSQITNEEAGDWLSSDEDSLGEFYNSNPFNPHNMTMRKPADNTVRYTGTAPLPYEIPKDSFDLAARTLSNPIDSTDAIITQGRALYDRFCLHCHGPEGKGGETGTVGKVFAGITSYSSMGVKDKPAGHIFHVITHGKGRMGAHGSQISQEERWKIVRYVQILQKK; via the coding sequence ATGATGTCATCAATACAAAAATATTTTTATGCGTTAGTTGCCATTTCAGTATTGGCTTCATGCTCTGCAGATGGTGATAATCCGGGCGTTGAATATGCACCTCAGATGTATCATACAAAGCCCTACGAACCATTATCTCAGATCACAAATGAGGAAGCTGGAGACTGGTTAAGCAGTGACGAGGATTCATTAGGTGAATTTTATAATTCAAACCCTTTTAATCCGCATAACATGACTATGCGTAAACCTGCAGATAACACTGTCAGATATACTGGAACTGCTCCACTACCTTATGAAATTCCTAAGGATAGTTTTGATCTGGCTGCACGAACTCTGTCTAACCCTATTGATTCTACTGATGCAATAATCACACAGGGTAGAGCTCTATATGACCGTTTTTGTCTTCATTGTCATGGACCTGAAGGAAAAGGTGGTGAAACGGGTACAGTTGGAAAAGTATTTGCCGGTATCACAAGTTATTCTTCAATGGGTGTGAAGGATAAACCTGCTGGTCATATATTCCATGTAATAACTCATGGTAAGGGCCGTATGGGCGCTCATGGTTCTCAAATAAGCCAGGAAGAGCGTTGGAAAATTGTTCGTTACGTACAAATTCTGCAAAAGAAATAA
- a CDS encoding DUF983 domain-containing protein codes for MNDKCSCCGLRFEIEPGFYFGAMYISYAFVVALFVATSLFLKVIFDPDLIYYLITLPVISVILMPIIFRFSRTIYLYLVGGIKFDPNRVIQHENC; via the coding sequence ATGAATGATAAATGTTCATGTTGCGGATTGAGATTCGAAATTGAGCCGGGTTTTTATTTCGGGGCGATGTATATAAGTTATGCTTTTGTTGTGGCTTTATTTGTTGCAACCTCACTCTTTTTAAAGGTTATTTTCGATCCTGACCTGATCTACTATCTGATAACACTTCCAGTAATTTCTGTTATATTAATGCCGATTATATTCAGATTTTCGAGAACCATCTATTTATATTTGGTTGGAGGTATAAAATTTGATCCCAATCGTGTAATTCAGCACGAAAATTGCTAA
- a CDS encoding COX15/CtaA family protein, which translates to MRCTHRIFCLYTHSCRGIVRSTGAGMGCPDWPKCFGQWVPPTSEEQLPEGYENYYTQKRVEKNKKLAGYLNALGFSSLAYDISNDPMVLEEQPFNPTKTWIEYVNRLVGVVIGLFIFATLVFSVPFAFSNKKAYFWLAFLAFILVGIEGWIGSIVVSTNLMPWMITVHMLLALFIVLILERLIFKVMDHDEVDLPARFKVILWVGLILSFVQIVLGTQIRESIDEIALAFGNSQRELWIGELGLGFYIHRSFL; encoded by the coding sequence ATGCGGTGTACTCACCGTATTTTCTGTTTATATACTCATTCTTGTAGGGGAATAGTTCGTTCTACCGGAGCAGGTATGGGGTGCCCTGACTGGCCAAAATGTTTTGGACAATGGGTTCCGCCTACCAGTGAAGAACAACTTCCCGAAGGATATGAGAATTACTATACCCAAAAGAGGGTAGAGAAAAATAAGAAACTTGCTGGATATCTAAATGCTCTTGGGTTTTCATCATTAGCATATGACATCTCAAATGATCCGATGGTACTGGAAGAACAACCATTCAATCCAACTAAAACATGGATTGAATATGTGAACCGACTAGTCGGAGTGGTAATAGGTCTGTTTATCTTTGCTACTCTTGTCTTTTCTGTTCCGTTTGCCTTCAGTAATAAGAAAGCATACTTTTGGTTGGCTTTTCTTGCCTTTATTCTAGTTGGAATTGAAGGTTGGATAGGAAGCATCGTGGTTTCCACTAACCTTATGCCATGGATGATCACGGTTCATATGTTACTGGCTCTATTCATAGTATTGATTTTAGAGAGACTTATCTTTAAAGTCATGGATCATGATGAGGTTGATTTACCTGCCAGGTTTAAAGTGATTCTCTGGGTCGGATTAATACTGTCGTTTGTTCAGATAGTACTAGGGACACAGATTCGTGAAAGTATTGATGAAATTGCATTAGCATTCGGAAATAGTCAAAGAGAATTATGGATCGGTGAATTAGGACTTGGGTTTTATATTCACAGAAGTTTTCTTTAG